The following coding sequences lie in one Pseudomonas svalbardensis genomic window:
- a CDS encoding NUDIX domain-containing protein yields MSNTAERVNLIESQVLSHDWYLLKKITFDYLRNNGEWQRQTREVYDRGNGAAILLFNREKKTVVLTRQFRLPVFVNGHDGLLIEVAAGLLEGAVPEERIREEAEEETGYRVHHVHKVFEAYMSPGSVTEKLHFFIAEYDAASKVSDGGGLEEETEELEVLEWKFDDALEAFYRGEICDAKTIMLLQYAAMKNIFADA; encoded by the coding sequence ATGTCGAACACAGCCGAGCGGGTCAACCTCATCGAGTCCCAGGTGTTGTCCCACGACTGGTACCTGCTCAAGAAAATCACCTTCGATTACCTGCGCAACAACGGCGAATGGCAGCGCCAGACCCGCGAGGTCTACGACCGTGGCAATGGCGCGGCGATTCTGCTGTTCAACCGTGAAAAGAAAACCGTCGTGCTGACCCGGCAATTCAGATTGCCGGTGTTCGTCAACGGCCACGATGGGTTGCTGATCGAAGTGGCGGCGGGGCTGCTCGAAGGTGCGGTGCCTGAAGAGCGCATCCGCGAAGAAGCGGAGGAAGAAACCGGTTATCGCGTGCACCACGTGCACAAGGTGTTCGAAGCCTACATGAGCCCCGGTTCGGTGACTGAAAAACTGCACTTCTTCATCGCTGAGTACGATGCCGCGTCTAAGGTCAGTGATGGCGGCGGACTGGAGGAGGAGACCGAGGAGCTGGAAGTGCTGGAGTGGAAGTTCGACGACGCGCTTGAGGCGTTTTATCGCGGGGAAATCTGCGATGCGAAGACCATCATGCTGTTGCAGTATGCGGCGATGAAAAACATCTTCGCCGACGCTTGA
- a CDS encoding GNAT family N-acetyltransferase — protein sequence MTLRIELSKNPTNEDREAILAPLRAYNASQAGEANSQPIALLVRDDNDEILGGLYGRVFYRWLFIELLSVPEQARGQGMGTKLMQMAEDLAREKECIGIWLDTFDFQAPGFYRKLGYSELGQIADYPPGHKRFFFQKRLTNV from the coding sequence ATGACCCTGCGAATCGAGTTGTCGAAAAACCCCACGAATGAAGACCGTGAGGCGATCCTCGCGCCCTTGCGCGCCTATAACGCTTCGCAGGCTGGGGAGGCGAACTCGCAGCCGATTGCCTTGCTGGTGCGCGATGACAACGACGAGATTCTCGGCGGGCTCTATGGACGGGTGTTTTACCGGTGGTTATTCATCGAATTGCTTTCGGTGCCTGAACAGGCCCGGGGACAGGGCATGGGCACGAAGCTGATGCAGATGGCTGAAGACCTGGCACGGGAAAAGGAATGCATCGGAATCTGGCTCGACACCTTCGACTTCCAGGCGCCGGGGTTCTACAGGAAGCTCGGCTACAGCGAGTTAGGCCAGATCGCCGACTACCCGCCTGGCCACAAGCGCTTCTTTTTCCAGAAGCGCCTGACAAACGTTTGA
- a CDS encoding YoaK family protein, with translation MLPSLSTDRASPGHLHTRKWRGRIGMSLVASLSVLAGMTDAIGFMASGDFVSFMSGNTTRLAVAISDGDLGLTLRLVILVGTFIVGNALGIVVSRLGGRRALPLLLCIATLLCGAAAWPYDEQLPALLAAIIAMGMLNAAVEEVNGLPVGLTYVTGALSRFGRGLGRWMLGERRNGWRVQLIPWTGMFAGAVIGAVLEHHLGLRALFVSGLLAGAIGLLSLKIPRRWQLGYMPR, from the coding sequence ATGTTGCCATCCCTCTCAACTGATCGCGCCAGTCCAGGCCATCTGCATACCCGCAAATGGCGCGGACGCATTGGCATGTCGCTGGTGGCCAGCCTGTCGGTGCTCGCGGGCATGACCGACGCCATCGGCTTCATGGCCAGCGGTGATTTCGTCTCGTTCATGAGCGGCAACACCACCCGCCTCGCCGTCGCCATCAGCGACGGCGACCTGGGCCTGACCTTGCGCCTGGTGATCCTCGTGGGCACCTTCATCGTCGGCAACGCCTTGGGTATTGTCGTCAGTCGCCTGGGCGGGCGCCGCGCGCTGCCCTTGCTGCTGTGCATCGCCACGCTGCTCTGCGGCGCCGCTGCCTGGCCCTACGACGAACAATTACCAGCGCTACTGGCGGCGATCATCGCCATGGGCATGCTCAATGCCGCCGTGGAAGAAGTGAACGGACTGCCGGTCGGCCTGACCTACGTCACCGGCGCCCTGTCGCGCTTCGGCCGTGGGCTGGGACGCTGGATGCTCGGCGAACGGCGCAACGGTTGGCGCGTGCAACTGATTCCCTGGACCGGAATGTTTGCTGGCGCGGTCATCGGTGCCGTGCTGGAACATCACCTGGGGCTCAGGGCCCTGTTTGTCAGCGGTCTGCTGGCCGGCGCCATCGGGCTGCTGTCGCTGAAAATTCCGCGGCGTTGGCAGTTGGGGTATATGCCGCGCTGA
- the tusD gene encoding sulfurtransferase complex subunit TusD, whose product MKFAIALFSAAHAPSSRRALLFAQAALAGGHEIVRLFFYQDGVYNASASVVTPQDELDLPKQWRNFVSEHQLDGVVCIAAALRRGVLNEEEAGRYQREAVAVGAPWELSGLGQLHDAVQDADRLICFGGA is encoded by the coding sequence ATGAAGTTCGCCATCGCGCTGTTTTCCGCCGCCCATGCGCCCTCCTCGCGCCGCGCCTTGCTGTTCGCTCAGGCCGCGCTGGCCGGCGGGCATGAGATTGTCCGGTTGTTTTTCTATCAGGACGGCGTCTACAACGCCTCCGCAAGCGTGGTCACGCCGCAGGATGAGCTGGATTTGCCCAAGCAATGGCGCAACTTCGTCTCCGAGCATCAACTGGACGGTGTCGTGTGCATCGCCGCGGCCCTGCGCCGTGGTGTGTTGAACGAAGAAGAAGCCGGACGCTATCAGCGTGAAGCCGTTGCTGTAGGCGCGCCGTGGGAATTGTCCGGACTCGGCCAGTTGCATGACGCGGTGCAGGACGCTGACCGACTGATCTGTTTCGGAGGCGCGTGA
- a CDS encoding hemerythrin domain-containing protein, which produces MNIFEALRESHDRQRTYADALIQTSGDTPERVEAYKQLKSELQAHETAEERHFYIPLMEFDNGVDLSRHAIAEHHEMDEMMETLDETEMSSPAWLAAAKKLAEKVNHHMEEEEQKFFQMAGKLLDDKQKETLAGQYVKEYKAQLS; this is translated from the coding sequence ATGAATATTTTCGAAGCCTTGCGCGAAAGCCACGACCGCCAACGCACTTACGCCGATGCACTGATCCAGACCAGCGGCGACACCCCTGAGCGGGTCGAGGCTTACAAGCAGCTCAAGTCCGAACTTCAGGCCCACGAAACCGCTGAAGAGCGGCATTTCTATATCCCGCTGATGGAGTTCGATAATGGCGTCGACCTCAGCCGCCATGCGATTGCCGAACACCACGAGATGGACGAAATGATGGAAACGCTGGACGAGACCGAGATGTCCAGCCCGGCTTGGCTGGCCGCCGCGAAGAAGCTCGCCGAGAAGGTCAATCACCACATGGAAGAGGAAGAGCAGAAGTTCTTCCAAATGGCCGGCAAGCTACTCGACGACAAACAGAAAGAGACGCTGGCGGGGCAATATGTGAAGGAATACAAGGCCCAGCTTTCTTAG
- a CDS encoding DUF6388 family protein translates to MAATEQQHEQALKKFLDERPELRVELDNLNPLLAQAKGETTAQYREDRLHEAFEAEAERLGLFAWELTLQLTATTPEDYQAQRLEVHKEVAEMAGMDWLEYCELYGLSK, encoded by the coding sequence ATGGCGGCAACCGAACAGCAACACGAGCAAGCGCTGAAGAAGTTTCTCGATGAGCGCCCTGAACTGCGCGTCGAACTCGACAACCTCAACCCGCTGTTGGCTCAGGCCAAGGGCGAGACCACGGCGCAGTACCGCGAGGACCGCTTGCATGAAGCCTTCGAAGCCGAGGCCGAGCGTCTGGGATTGTTTGCCTGGGAGCTGACGCTGCAACTGACCGCCACGACGCCCGAGGACTATCAGGCACAGCGCCTGGAAGTGCACAAGGAAGTGGCCGAGATGGCCGGCATGGACTGGCTGGAGTATTGCGAGTTATATGGATTAAGTAAGTGA